The following proteins come from a genomic window of Streptomyces liliiviolaceus:
- a CDS encoding cupin domain-containing protein — MTHHVIRRAADATFAAPIQLRDYTRGFTRWSVVGEEDGSVHTGFGVCELAPDGTVGAHVHSYEESFHLLSGTVILDTPEGSYLLEEGDYGLLPTGVPHAWRGGGDTVARWADMLAPVPRARYGHDTRVVPALPVREPVRIDVRDPRTRSFGHFEPAQMDPGKQSQDLLSVSASMRTALLVYSGITVKMMVDADLGAVASTMFMVQYAADGVAGAHDHPFEETYLIVEGVVDATFDGERYRLGVGDAAWAGAGCVHGFSNAGTGPVRWLETQAPQPPSRHSYRFARDWDHLRDVLEAREAES, encoded by the coding sequence ATGACACACCACGTGATCCGGCGGGCGGCGGACGCCACCTTCGCCGCCCCAATCCAACTGCGCGACTACACAAGGGGATTCACCCGGTGGTCGGTGGTGGGCGAGGAGGACGGCTCCGTACACACGGGCTTCGGAGTGTGCGAACTGGCGCCGGACGGGACGGTCGGAGCCCACGTCCACTCGTACGAGGAGTCCTTCCATCTGCTGTCGGGGACCGTGATCCTCGATACGCCCGAGGGCTCGTACCTCCTCGAAGAAGGTGACTACGGGCTGCTGCCGACGGGGGTCCCGCACGCCTGGCGCGGCGGCGGGGACACCGTCGCGCGCTGGGCGGACATGCTCGCGCCGGTACCGAGGGCCCGCTACGGGCACGACACCCGGGTGGTGCCCGCCCTGCCCGTCCGCGAGCCGGTCCGCATCGACGTACGCGACCCGCGCACCCGCTCCTTCGGCCACTTCGAGCCCGCCCAGATGGACCCGGGAAAACAGTCCCAGGACCTCCTGTCGGTGTCGGCCAGCATGCGCACCGCGCTGCTCGTCTACAGCGGGATCACGGTGAAGATGATGGTGGACGCCGATCTGGGCGCGGTCGCCTCGACGATGTTCATGGTCCAGTACGCGGCCGACGGCGTCGCGGGCGCCCACGACCACCCCTTCGAGGAGACGTATCTGATCGTCGAGGGCGTGGTCGACGCCACCTTCGACGGCGAGCGGTACCGGCTGGGAGTGGGCGACGCCGCCTGGGCGGGCGCCGGTTGCGTCCACGGCTTCAGCAACGCCGGTACGGGACCGGTGCGTTGGCTGGAGACCCAGGCACCGCAGCCGCCGTCGCGCCACTCGTACCGGTTCGCGCGCGACTGGGACCACCTGCGGGACGTACTGGAGGCAAGGGAGGCGGAGTCGTGA